Proteins encoded together in one Solanum lycopersicum chromosome 7, SLM_r2.1 window:
- the LOC101247234 gene encoding WAT1-related protein At1g25270-like: MGKICDKVHGLKPIIMMVFIQIGYAGMTLLYKLASNDGMSLRILIAYRFLFASATVLPLALYFDRKSRPKMTWMVMLLAFLSALFGGSMPQNLFAASLVLTSATFATATLNLIPGITFIIATFFRLEKLDLKTREGKAKVLGTLIGIGGAMLLTFYKGLEIKTWSIKLDLKGHVAASHQIQKPYAHILGPILAICSCFSSAVSLIFQAKMSELYPCHFSSTALMSIMGALQAGVYAISTERDWTQWKLGWNLRLFAVLYAGVVASGLAIIFLMFCVRMRGPLFVSIFSPLMLVCVAIAGSLFLNEKLHLGSVLGGAIIICGLYLVLWGKKQEIRRTSKLTPSINCEESDQEDPIVPSNVIGVAPNFHALNEIVQLSSQQVQKDKESIDLDSKV; this comes from the exons ATGGGGAAGATTTGTGACAAAGTGCATGGTTTAAAGCCAATTATAATGATGGTGTTTATACAAATAGGTTATGCAGGAATGACTTTATTGTATAAATTAGCATCAAATGATGGAATGAGTTTAAGGATTTTAATTGCTTATCGATTCCTCTTTGCTTCCGCTACCGTTCTTCCTTTAGCTCTCTACTTTGATAG GAAGAGTAGGCCAAAAATGACATGGATGGTAATGTTGCTTGCGTTTCTTTCTGCACTCTTTGG GGGTTCAATGCCACAAAATTTGTTTGCAGCAAGTTTAGTCCTAACTTCAGCAACTTTTGCTACAGCTACACTTAATCTCATACCTGGCATTACTTTCATTATAGCCACATTCTTTAg GTTGGAGAAGTTGGATTTGAAGACAAGGGAAGGAAAAGCAAAAGTGTTGGGTACATTAATTGGAATAGGTGGGGCTATGCTTCTCACTTTTTACAAAGGCTTGGAAATTAAAACTTGGTCAATTAAACTTGACCTCAAAGGACACGTGGCAGCCTCTCATCAAATCCAAAAACCATATGCTCATATTTTGGGTCCTATTTTGGCTATTTGTAGTTGCTTTTCCTCAGCAGTATCCCTCATTTTTCAG GCCAAAATGAGTGAGTTGTACCCTTGTCATTTTTCTAGCACTGCCTTAATGTCTATTATGGGAGCACTTCAAGCTGGAGTTTATGCCATTTCTACTGAAAGAGATTGGACCCAATGGAAATTAGGATGGAACCTTAGGCTGTTTGCAGTACTTTATGCG gggGTAGTGGCTTCTGGATTAGCAATCATTTTCTTGATGTTTTGTGTAAGAATGAGAGGTCCATTGTTCGTGTCCATTTTCAGCCCTTTGATGCTTGTATGTGTTGCCATTGCCggttctttatttctcaacgaGAAATTACACTTGGGAAG TGTGTTAGGAGGAGCAATAATAATATGTGGATTATACTTGGTGTTATGGGGGAAGAAACAAGAAATTAGAAGGACTTCCAAATTGACACCTTCAATAAACTGCGAAGAATCTGACCAAGAAGATCCTATTGTTCCTAGCAATGTCATTGGAGTTGCTCCAAATTTCCATGCTTTGAATGAAATTGTACAACTATCAAGCCAACAAGTTCAAAAGGACAAGGAATCTATTGATCTTGATTCAAAGGTCTAG